TACGCCAGGTCCCCGGAACTCGACCTGCGCTGTGTGATCCACAGCCCCGGCCTCAACCTCCGCCCCGCGGCCGGCGGACATACCGTCCTGCAGGCCCTCGACCTGAACGCCGACGTCGATCCGGCAGCCCCTCCGGCCGCGGACGGGGACATCGCGAGCACCCTCGCCCGACGGTTCTCCGCAGTGCTGCCCGACCCAGGCCGGGCACCGGAGATCGACCTGCGCATCGGCCTGCGGTCACTGCCCGCAGACGGCCACACCGTTGCCGGCTATGCCTCTGCGCAGGCCCGCGTCTACTGCCTCGTCTCGCACAGCGGGGTCACCCTGGCACCGGTTCTGGGACGTCTGGCGGCGGCCGAGATCTCAACCGATCAGGAGCAGGACCTCCTTGCAGCCTTCCGGCCCACACGATTCACCGGCGTACGGCGCTCGGACGTCGAGGTGGATCAGCACGCCACCGGTCTGGGCGAGCAGTAGCCGACAGTCCTGCACAGCGATTCCCTTCGAGGAAGGCCTGAAGTCGCCACCTGGCCCGGTCACCCCGGTCACGCCGTCGTTCCAAGGCAGCCCAGACCATTATTGCGAGCGACGGCAGCCTGTAAGCCCTCAGCTGCCGGTCGGCTGCCCGTCCATCGGCGCCCAGCGGAACGGCAGACCGGATCACGACCATGCCTCACAGCGCTATGACCTGCAGAAAGAAAGGTGACGTAACGTTGCAACGACATGCTCTGCCGGATCATGAACGTTGCCGAACAGGACATCCCACTCAGCCCTGGCACGGCTGACGCGGACGAGGCCGGGTGCCGTCAGTCCTCGGCGCCCGCGGGGTTGGGGAGGCCACCGAGCTTGGCACGCAGGTCGGCGGTGGAGGGGTGGCCGATCTCTTCGGCGATCTCCAGGGCGCGGCGCCAGGTACGCCGCGCTGCCTCGAGATCGGCCGCGGCGAGATGTGTATCGGCGAGGTGGCACAGTATCTCCGTCTCGCCGTAGCGGTCTCCGGATCTCCGATCCAGTTCGAGGGCCCGCCGGTAGCAGTCGATGGCGTTGCCGTACTCGGTGAGGTGATGGTGGGCGTAGCCGAGACTGTCCCACGCCCCCGCCTCGCCGTGCCGGTCGCCGATCTCCCGGTTGAGGTCCACCGCCTGAACGCAGTATTGGAGCGCCGCCCGGTAGTCGCCGAGCGTGATGTGCAGCCAGCCGACGTTGTTCAGCGCTCTGGCCTGACCGATCCGATGGCCGGTCTGTCGGTAGAGGGTCAGCGCCTGTTCGGCGTGGTCGAGCGCGTCCCGCTGGCGCCCTCGCTGATGGCACACCCAGCCCAGGCCCCGGTGGCAGTGCGCCTGACCGACCCGATCGCCCAAGAGGCCGTAGAGATCGAGGGAGCGACGGAAGTGCGCGTGTCCGTCGTCGAGCCGGCCTGTCTGTGTGTGGACGCTGCCGAGGCTTCGGTGTGTCGCGGCCTTCCAGGGCCGGTCGCCGAGCCGTTCGGCCGCGTCGAGTGCGATGAGTTGGCTTGTGGTCCAGTCGTGCCAGTGGCCGCGGTAGTCGAAGAACGTCTCCAGGGCCCAGGCCAATTGGCAGATCTGAAGGTCGCGGCCCAGCGTGACGGCAAGGTCGATCGTGCTGATCAGCACGGGGTGCTCGCTGGTGAACCAGGCCAGGGCCGCGTCGTGGTCGTCCAACTCTCGGTGCACGACCCCGGGTCGGGCGGCCGCGAGGCGGATGGAGTCTCTGTGCGGGTCCAGCAGCTCTGCTGCCCTGTGAGCCGTGTGGACAGAGAAGTCCACCAGACGCAGCATGGCTTCGTCGCTGACGTCCGCCTGCTCGTCCCGCGCCTGTTCCGCCGCGAAGAGGCGGGTGAGGTCGTGCAGACGATAGCGTCCGGGCACCGTCTGCTGGGCGAGGTGTGCGTTCTCCAGTTCCCGTAACGCCGTCCGCGCGCCGGACACGGGCCGGGCGACCAAACTGCCGACGGCGTCGTGGCCGATCTCCGGGCCCGGAGCCAGTCCCAAGAGTCGGAAGACTTCTGCGGCCCCGGCGGTCAGGGCGTGGTACGACACCGTGAACGCGGCTCGCACGCTGGCCGTCAGATCTCCCGCGTCCAACGCGTCCAGCCGCGCCGACTCGTCCTTGAGCTCCTCGGCCAGGACGGTCAGCGGAAAGTCCGAGTGGGTCGCTGCGCGTGCGCCGACCACGCTGATCGCCAGGGGCAGCCCCGCGCAGTGCTCCAGCAAGGCGGAGACCGCCTCTGGCTCGGTCGCCACTCGGTCCCGCCCCAGATGGTGGGCCAGCAGGTTCCGTCCCTCGGAGTCGGCCAGCACGTCGAGGGTCAGCAGCCGGGCCCCGTGGGCGCTGGCCAGCCCGGCCAGCCGACGGCGGCTGGTCACCAGCACCGTGCAGTGGGCGTTGCCCGGGAGCAGTGCTGCCGCCTGCTCGGCATTGGCGGCGTTGTCCAGCACGATCAGCATCCGCCGCCCTTGCACCAGGCTCCGGTACAGCCCGATTTGCGCCTGAGCATCCAGGGGAACGGATCCGGACTCCACACCCAGAGCGTCGAGGAACCCGCGGACGGCCACGGCGGGCGCGACGGGCTCCTGTGCGGGGTCGAAGCCGCGCAGGTCCACGTACAGCTGGCCGTCTGGGAAGCGGTCGACATTCTGGTGGGCCCAGTGCAGGACCAGGCGGGTCTTCCCAATGCCGGCGCTGCCGCCGATCACCGTGATCACGGAAGACCCACGAGAATCATCGGATAAGTCCAGAATCTTGTCGAGCTCGGCGAGTTGCTGATTGCGTCCAACGAACCAGCTCGGGCAGGGCGGCAACTGACGTGGCGTCGGGACAAAGGTTCCCGAGCCCGAGCGCGAGCCCCGGGTGGGAGCCGGCAGGGCCAGTGCCGGATCGCCGGTGAGGATCCGCTGGTGAAGCTGCTGCAACAGAGGCCCGGGATCGATGCCCAGTTCCTCCGCCAACCGCTGTCGAATGTTCTGGTAGCCGGCCAGCGCGTCGGCGGAGCGGCCACTGCGGTAGAGAGCGAGGACGAACTGACCGGCCAGACGCTCGTCCAGTGGGTGCTGCCCGACCAGGCCGGTGAGCGCGGGCAACAGTTCATCGTGCAGC
This region of Streptomyces chromofuscus genomic DNA includes:
- a CDS encoding AfsR/SARP family transcriptional regulator, producing the protein MVEFGLLGTIEALVDGRPADVGHTRQRCVLAVLLMNANRAVSVDELVDRVWGDRTPQRVKGTLYGYLSRLRQALAPEVRIVRRPGGYLLEVDPLSVDVHRFRDLIASARTVDGEQAAVLMLQALELWRGEPFATVDAPWFCDLRQALERERFSAELDRTDIQLQCGLHDELLPALTGLVGQHPLDERLAGQFVLALYRSGRSADALAGYQNIRQRLAEELGIDPGPLLQQLHQRILTGDPALALPAPTRGSRSGSGTFVPTPRQLPPCPSWFVGRNQQLAELDKILDLSDDSRGSSVITVIGGSAGIGKTRLVLHWAHQNVDRFPDGQLYVDLRGFDPAQEPVAPAVAVRGFLDALGVESGSVPLDAQAQIGLYRSLVQGRRMLIVLDNAANAEQAAALLPGNAHCTVLVTSRRRLAGLASAHGARLLTLDVLADSEGRNLLAHHLGRDRVATEPEAVSALLEHCAGLPLAISVVGARAATHSDFPLTVLAEELKDESARLDALDAGDLTASVRAAFTVSYHALTAGAAEVFRLLGLAPGPEIGHDAVGSLVARPVSGARTALRELENAHLAQQTVPGRYRLHDLTRLFAAEQARDEQADVSDEAMLRLVDFSVHTAHRAAELLDPHRDSIRLAAARPGVVHRELDDHDAALAWFTSEHPVLISTIDLAVTLGRDLQICQLAWALETFFDYRGHWHDWTTSQLIALDAAERLGDRPWKAATHRSLGSVHTQTGRLDDGHAHFRRSLDLYGLLGDRVGQAHCHRGLGWVCHQRGRQRDALDHAEQALTLYRQTGHRIGQARALNNVGWLHITLGDYRAALQYCVQAVDLNREIGDRHGEAGAWDSLGYAHHHLTEYGNAIDCYRRALELDRRSGDRYGETEILCHLADTHLAAADLEAARRTWRRALEIAEEIGHPSTADLRAKLGGLPNPAGAED